The following proteins come from a genomic window of Chitinispirillales bacterium ANBcel5:
- a CDS encoding Na/Pi cotransporter family protein: MDNSVIMAMVFGVIGGLGIFLLGMRYMSDGLQTVAGNRLRGLIGMVTNNRIMAIGVGTAVTAIVQSSSITTVMVVGFVNSGLMTLKQAIGVIMGSNIGTTITGWIVVLAVGQYGLPLVGVSALVFLFSKQEKIRYLGMTIMGVGMIFFGLQLMNDGLAPIRDLPEFVRWFHMFSADTYWGIFKCILVGCILTLIVQSSSATLAITMMLASTGIIGFESAAALVLGENIGTTITAFLASLGTTTNAKRAAYSHIVIKMVGVFWITILFHPYMRLIHSVVGNDPNTIVMVDGAETYPYIQAAIAASHTIFNIISTAIFIPLLPAMVKFLTKYVPDKSSGEKPQLTNLDIRSIETPIIAIEQSRKEIVIMGRVNREMVDSLRQILSTSKADKATIDEIFHHEEVLDNIQKEVMAFLTEVLDGNVPLSLSEEAQKQMRMADEYETLSDYVTTILKLYLRLSNNGIELSQVMREDLLELHDLVAEYFDNVNTSYAAGPKNFPKVLPNGDYITDKFRDLRNRHLSRLAEEKSDPMLSTVFSDMLNSYRRVKDHVLNIAEVIAEVKSINMTKSVKTEEKTETVP, translated from the coding sequence ATGGATAACTCTGTCATAATGGCGATGGTGTTTGGTGTTATTGGTGGTCTGGGCATTTTTCTTCTTGGAATGAGATATATGTCGGACGGCCTTCAAACTGTAGCGGGAAACCGTTTACGTGGTTTGATAGGGATGGTGACCAATAATCGTATAATGGCAATAGGGGTTGGTACAGCCGTTACAGCAATCGTTCAGTCCAGCAGTATTACTACGGTGATGGTGGTTGGGTTCGTGAATTCGGGGCTTATGACCCTGAAACAGGCAATCGGTGTAATTATGGGCTCAAATATTGGGACTACTATTACGGGGTGGATCGTTGTTTTGGCTGTGGGACAATATGGTTTGCCTTTAGTTGGGGTATCGGCGTTGGTTTTTCTGTTTTCAAAACAGGAGAAAATCCGCTACCTGGGTATGACCATAATGGGTGTGGGAATGATCTTTTTCGGTCTGCAGCTAATGAACGATGGCCTTGCACCCATTCGCGATTTACCGGAATTTGTTCGCTGGTTTCACATGTTTTCTGCTGACACCTACTGGGGCATATTTAAGTGTATTCTGGTTGGATGTATCCTTACCCTGATTGTGCAATCCTCTTCTGCAACACTGGCTATCACCATGATGCTTGCTTCAACAGGGATTATTGGCTTTGAAAGTGCTGCCGCTCTTGTGCTGGGTGAAAATATCGGTACAACAATTACTGCATTCCTTGCCTCTCTCGGTACTACTACCAACGCCAAACGTGCTGCTTACAGTCATATCGTAATTAAGATGGTTGGTGTTTTCTGGATAACTATACTTTTTCATCCCTACATGAGACTTATTCACTCTGTTGTTGGTAACGATCCAAATACAATTGTTATGGTGGATGGAGCTGAGACTTATCCTTATATACAGGCTGCTATCGCCGCTTCCCATACGATATTCAACATTATCTCTACTGCCATATTTATTCCTCTTTTGCCTGCTATGGTAAAATTTTTGACAAAATACGTTCCCGACAAATCCTCTGGAGAAAAACCTCAGCTTACCAATCTGGACATTCGAAGCATTGAGACCCCTATTATTGCAATAGAACAATCAAGAAAAGAGATTGTTATAATGGGTAGAGTGAATCGGGAAATGGTCGACTCTCTGCGGCAGATATTAAGCACTTCCAAAGCTGATAAGGCTACCATCGACGAGATATTTCATCATGAAGAAGTGCTGGATAATATACAAAAAGAAGTCATGGCTTTTTTAACAGAGGTTCTGGATGGAAATGTACCACTGAGTCTTTCTGAAGAAGCTCAAAAACAGATGCGTATGGCTGATGAGTATGAAACCCTCAGTGATTATGTCACAACCATTCTTAAACTTTATCTGAGGTTAAGTAATAATGGTATTGAACTGTCTCAGGTTATGAGAGAGGATCTTTTGGAACTGCATGATTTAGTCGCCGAATACTTTGATAACGTAAATACTTCATATGCCGCAGGTCCGAAGAACTTCCCCAAAGTGCTTCCTAATGGTGATTATATTACAGATAAATTTAGAGATCTGCGAAACCGTCATCTCTCCAGGCTTGCAGAAGAAAAATCTGACCCTATGTTAAGTACTGTTTTCTCAGATATGCTCAATAGCTACAGGCGAGTAAAAGATCATGTACTTAATATAGCTGAAGTCATTGCTGAGGTTAAGTCTATTAATATGACAAAGAGTGTTAAAACAGAAGAAAAAACTGAAACAGTGCCCTGA
- a CDS encoding ankyrin repeat domain-containing protein has protein sequence MKHRILLFKLIVILLIYAALYSCSPTHSQKVSLSLGLDTLTSHERDELFVALLDRDDETLNQHYHDTISHLFDLGLSEEVMFETLNRKKYAQFLQLLKSGYSPPEFYKDGDGTKNRLINHPNLIGDELHILIIATLLDSGHSADLKTFKNWEENDYGLFVLSTHPANKEVLEENRGYLIPLLYENRMIDIVEYRSVMEYLDELNDLLNAIMLNDTSVIEQNLIKVLQFNEEITSSKKLSLDSDESDPNYEFIKELYDLTILAIAFDCGFFIEKLYNYNSGLFNEYIISVMITTGEERVSEFVLANVFDQRPKEHKITNPYLLELVMEEGDTARLEMLEFCFDLDDLMFKKGETYGVILQLLSHDLKTVENLSPNSEKAIKAIIENDIDYIKEYSSQGRCFISPTDMGFTMLDIILASGNEKMITMAFDHLREVAFDDLDWIINKKRALYIVANSQVFDSETYREEFGLDRYVDYFVKTAFKYKDKRLLSGLVENGFTFSDYGETIVSDIRLFLPKNEDFLNYALKNGLRADHPFGFGTIRELDLSYRLLPLNHQSGPKEFSMDYYLEPFVFYVIAWSIKAEEIFDLWFENGASELLDKQGLTYLDKALKANRTGIVEKLIQEEVLPLDENGDPNLFLMSSFDYATNAMIEVFVKYDLFEQLSAEDISNYMLKNDPTVWVTQFMNKRYGVYDQLKYLLNLQAYMYMGMYNNAKETLDQIATLPLHKHLTQEFIESEGSFFEVALKKDSALSKYITENHSYIIENCIDEQLKYAHYALKSEMVWLLDYLFRKNPEIVNYYSNYHYSLLFSALFFEKPEYNRYEMVKYLLEKGADPNSGLPNSDLTLYEIFIDNQHLFDDFEKLDVMFREYGAPEGLKEKREKELMESFLRQNAPDGVKTILQGGYNPSGFIINSDGLEESYISYCSRRGFYISAFYLLLYGADIECTLIPEELSPLTLALINDSYEMARILLLFGADLSAVIPDNAEISEIEPGTTIEEWIDMEGKREKLFPGTADLFNDQNFKMAFASDNPEDIAEIISEKSAYDGFFPNDRVVSIFEKIFQEKSFEYIQTFVEKKQQLPHPGHLTALAASVDRKGLVDLLISTGLHKDRKEYIYHYYGQIIKSINSQNGKDKEITTETDFNILEYYPPLSSEKKRALAFNMKNFSLGERTVEEKYFAYCTALEYFNPEAFVILLKNDLDVCDEVVEVYIAVYENDYDQFIEAIRQMSLKNASQFPLSMLLTWAAKNNSTEIVQWLIESGWDDQWAYPFNRQWRVPMFWAIFNENIEIASMLYNTASFKRMNNSCRQQRNCFFYDLAVISKRTKVLEYLVEKGVITLDHHNRINLLNKAISSDNVKLSKLLFEQIQPDSVPGFYKKNEDVFDDVTVFDSVTAIYKGIRSNATKVIDSMFRDEYERFEEVYFSEQSLKRAIAHGANAIAVEILEGGVEPGEGFFDSYRMVGAYYANSNKHLNQTLMQVGWDKRRILEQTGFNKLHIYRILENEEAREWIREIIDPQNGFFNNESAQQRFLTSAIEIGCSETVEFILGLGVKWYYRRSYKQISFFESINEYELWKEMMQILIDVERQRM, from the coding sequence ATGAAACATCGAATACTACTCTTTAAACTGATTGTAATACTTCTTATCTACGCAGCCCTCTATTCCTGTTCCCCAACTCATTCTCAAAAAGTGTCGCTCTCTTTAGGGCTTGATACACTTACTTCTCATGAACGAGATGAGCTTTTTGTCGCCCTTTTAGACAGAGACGATGAAACGCTCAATCAACATTACCACGATACCATTTCTCACCTGTTTGATCTGGGCCTTTCCGAAGAGGTGATGTTTGAGACGCTTAATAGGAAGAAGTACGCACAGTTTCTTCAGCTGTTGAAATCAGGTTACAGCCCACCGGAGTTTTATAAAGATGGTGATGGAACAAAAAATAGATTGATCAATCATCCAAATCTGATAGGAGATGAGCTGCATATACTCATAATAGCAACTCTTTTAGACTCAGGTCACAGTGCTGATTTGAAAACCTTCAAAAACTGGGAGGAAAACGACTATGGACTGTTTGTGCTTTCAACTCATCCAGCGAATAAAGAGGTTTTGGAAGAAAACAGAGGATATCTGATCCCACTTCTATATGAGAATAGGATGATCGATATTGTTGAATATCGATCGGTTATGGAATACCTTGATGAGTTGAATGATTTGCTCAATGCAATTATGCTCAATGACACTTCTGTTATTGAACAAAATTTAATAAAGGTGTTACAATTTAATGAAGAGATCACTTCTTCAAAAAAATTGTCACTTGATTCCGATGAATCAGATCCTAACTATGAATTTATCAAAGAATTATATGATCTGACAATACTGGCTATTGCTTTTGATTGTGGATTTTTCATTGAAAAACTCTACAATTATAACTCCGGGTTATTTAATGAATATATCATTAGTGTAATGATTACTACCGGGGAAGAAAGAGTATCTGAATTTGTATTAGCAAATGTGTTTGATCAACGACCAAAAGAACACAAAATTACCAATCCATATCTCTTAGAATTAGTAATGGAAGAAGGAGATACAGCCAGATTAGAAATGCTCGAATTTTGTTTTGATTTAGATGACCTGATGTTTAAAAAAGGGGAGACGTATGGAGTTATTTTACAATTACTTTCCCATGACCTAAAAACTGTGGAGAACCTGTCCCCGAATAGTGAAAAAGCAATAAAGGCTATTATTGAAAATGATATTGATTACATTAAAGAGTATAGTTCACAGGGGCGATGTTTTATAAGTCCTACTGATATGGGTTTTACTATGCTTGATATAATTTTAGCATCAGGTAATGAAAAAATGATTACCATGGCCTTTGATCATCTCAGAGAAGTTGCATTTGATGATTTGGATTGGATAATTAACAAAAAAAGGGCGCTCTATATTGTAGCTAATTCACAAGTATTTGATTCTGAAACTTACCGGGAGGAGTTTGGGTTAGATCGTTATGTCGATTACTTTGTAAAAACTGCATTCAAGTACAAAGATAAAAGATTGCTTTCTGGACTTGTCGAAAATGGATTTACGTTTTCTGATTACGGAGAAACGATCGTCTCAGATATACGACTGTTTTTACCAAAAAATGAGGATTTTCTAAATTACGCTTTAAAGAATGGTTTAAGAGCAGATCACCCCTTTGGGTTTGGGACAATAAGGGAGTTAGATTTATCCTACAGATTATTACCACTTAATCATCAATCAGGTCCAAAAGAATTCTCAATGGATTATTATCTGGAACCATTTGTTTTCTATGTAATTGCCTGGAGTATAAAGGCTGAAGAAATATTTGATCTTTGGTTTGAAAATGGAGCTTCTGAGTTGTTAGATAAACAGGGTTTAACATATCTCGACAAGGCTTTAAAGGCAAATAGAACAGGTATTGTTGAGAAACTCATACAAGAAGAAGTTTTACCATTAGATGAAAATGGGGATCCTAACCTCTTTTTAATGTCTTCTTTTGATTACGCTACCAACGCAATGATTGAGGTATTTGTTAAATATGATCTTTTTGAACAACTGTCAGCAGAAGATATTAGTAATTATATGTTAAAAAATGACCCAACTGTTTGGGTCACTCAGTTTATGAACAAAAGATATGGAGTTTATGATCAGTTAAAATATCTTTTAAACTTACAAGCTTACATGTACATGGGAATGTATAATAATGCTAAAGAGACTCTTGATCAGATAGCCACATTGCCTTTACACAAACACCTCACTCAGGAATTTATAGAGAGTGAAGGTTCTTTTTTTGAAGTTGCACTTAAAAAAGACAGTGCGCTTTCTAAATACATAACAGAAAATCACTCCTATATTATTGAAAATTGTATAGATGAGCAGTTAAAATATGCTCATTATGCTCTAAAATCAGAGATGGTTTGGTTGTTGGATTACCTCTTTCGAAAAAATCCTGAAATAGTAAACTATTATAGTAATTACCACTATTCATTACTTTTTAGTGCCTTATTTTTCGAAAAACCTGAATATAATAGGTATGAAATGGTAAAGTATTTATTAGAAAAAGGGGCAGATCCAAATAGTGGATTACCAAATTCAGATTTAACGTTGTACGAAATATTTATTGATAATCAACACTTATTTGATGATTTTGAGAAGTTAGATGTTATGTTTCGGGAATATGGCGCCCCAGAGGGATTAAAGGAAAAAAGAGAAAAGGAGCTGATGGAAAGCTTTCTTAGACAAAACGCACCGGATGGGGTTAAAACGATATTACAAGGAGGATATAATCCTTCCGGTTTTATTATAAATAGCGATGGGCTTGAAGAGTCTTATATAAGTTACTGCTCAAGGAGAGGCTTTTATATAAGTGCGTTTTATCTGCTACTGTACGGAGCTGATATTGAATGTACGTTGATCCCCGAAGAACTTTCGCCTTTAACACTCGCACTTATTAACGACAGTTACGAAATGGCCCGAATATTACTTCTGTTTGGTGCTGATTTATCTGCAGTTATTCCCGACAATGCTGAAATTTCCGAAATCGAACCGGGTACCACCATAGAAGAGTGGATAGATATGGAAGGGAAAAGAGAAAAACTGTTTCCCGGTACTGCCGATCTCTTTAATGATCAGAATTTCAAAATGGCATTTGCTTCAGATAATCCCGAAGATATTGCTGAAATAATTTCCGAAAAATCTGCTTATGATGGATTTTTTCCAAATGATCGTGTTGTCTCTATTTTCGAAAAAATATTTCAGGAGAAATCATTTGAGTATATACAAACTTTTGTAGAAAAAAAACAACAATTGCCACACCCCGGGCATCTAACGGCTTTAGCTGCATCGGTTGATCGAAAGGGCTTAGTTGACCTGCTTATATCTACTGGTCTTCATAAGGATAGAAAAGAATATATCTATCACTACTACGGGCAAATTATAAAAAGTATAAATAGTCAAAACGGTAAAGATAAGGAGATTACTACTGAGACGGACTTTAACATTTTAGAGTACTATCCTCCTTTAAGCAGTGAAAAAAAGAGAGCACTTGCATTTAATATGAAAAATTTTTCTCTTGGAGAAAGAACAGTGGAAGAAAAGTATTTTGCGTACTGCACGGCGCTTGAGTACTTTAACCCGGAAGCTTTTGTCATTCTCCTTAAAAATGATTTAGACGTTTGCGACGAAGTGGTAGAAGTCTACATCGCAGTTTATGAAAATGATTATGACCAGTTTATAGAAGCTATCAGGCAAATGAGTTTAAAGAATGCATCACAGTTCCCTCTTTCGATGCTTCTGACATGGGCTGCAAAAAACAACAGCACCGAAATTGTACAATGGTTGATTGAATCAGGGTGGGATGACCAGTGGGCTTATCCTTTCAATAGGCAGTGGCGAGTTCCAATGTTTTGGGCTATTTTCAATGAAAACATCGAAATAGCTTCAATGCTGTATAATACAGCGTCTTTTAAACGTATGAACAATTCATGCCGCCAGCAAAGAAACTGTTTCTTTTATGATCTTGCAGTGATCAGTAAACGTACAAAAGTATTAGAATATTTGGTCGAAAAGGGAGTCATTACCCTGGACCATCATAACAGGATTAATCTTTTAAACAAAGCAATAAGTTCAGATAACGTAAAACTCTCAAAATTACTATTTGAACAAATTCAGCCCGACAGTGTACCTGGCTTTTATAAGAAAAATGAGGATGTCTTTGACGATGTCACTGTTTTTGACTCTGTAACAGCTATTTATAAAGGCATAAGGAGCAATGCTACCAAAGTTATTGATAGTATGTTCAGGGATGAGTATGAAAGATTTGAGGAGGTTTATTTTTCTGAGCAAAGTTTAAAGAGAGCAATTGCACATGGGGCGAATGCAATTGCCGTAGAGATCCTTGAGGGCGGTGTTGAACCGGGGGAGGGATTCTTCGATAGCTACCGTATGGTCGGGGCTTATTATGCAAACTCCAACAAACATTTAAATCAAACTCTGATGCAAGTGGGTTGGGATAAGAGAAGAATTTTGGAACAAACTGGATTCAATAAGCTCCATATATATAGAATACTAGAAAATGAGGAGGCCAGGGAGTGGATTAGAGAAATAATTGATCCCCAAAATGGGTTCTTCAATAATGAATCCGCTCAACAGAGGTTTTTAACATCGGCTATTGAAATTGGCTGCAGTGAAACAGTAGAATTCATTCTGGGACTTGGTGTTAAATGGTATTACCGTCGGTCTTATAAACAAATATCCTTTTTTGAAAGTATTAATGAGTATGAGCTATGGAAGGAAATGATGCAGATATTGATAGATGTTGAGAGGCAAAGGATGTAG
- a CDS encoding 1-phosphofructokinase family hexose kinase, translating into MSRVVTVTVNPTVDVHFEIEQIVPERKLRSTIPVRHPGGGGINVSRVLSRLGKVSHALFTRGGELGQMISRMLKEENIRYLPMDIAGLTREDYMVKERATGNMLRFNLPGPDMSDDEIEQTFTTIVNYVEQGDYLVLSGSLPPKMPEDFYFEIVQSVSQKGVRCIVDTSGAPLKKVVESNVFLLKPNLKELTEIYGRNIYREEEQLLAAKSLVDKGMIENVVLSLGADGALLVNKDTHIRSQSPKVEVVSRVGAGDSMTAGIVYGLSEGYNIENAIKYGIAAGAATVMTPGTELCRGEDIEHILGQLN; encoded by the coding sequence ATGAGTCGAGTAGTAACAGTAACTGTTAACCCCACAGTCGATGTACATTTTGAGATTGAACAAATTGTTCCCGAGCGTAAGCTTAGAAGCACAATACCGGTACGTCATCCTGGCGGAGGTGGAATCAATGTATCGCGAGTACTGAGCCGTTTAGGGAAGGTTTCTCATGCACTGTTTACCCGCGGAGGGGAATTGGGGCAGATGATCTCAAGAATGCTCAAAGAGGAGAATATACGATACTTACCCATGGATATTGCTGGTTTGACCAGAGAAGATTACATGGTAAAAGAGAGAGCTACGGGAAATATGCTGCGTTTCAATTTGCCCGGTCCCGATATGTCTGATGATGAAATAGAGCAAACATTTACTACCATAGTAAATTATGTCGAACAAGGGGATTATCTTGTGCTAAGCGGAAGTCTCCCGCCAAAGATGCCCGAAGACTTTTATTTTGAGATTGTGCAGAGTGTTTCTCAAAAAGGTGTACGCTGTATTGTGGATACTTCAGGAGCACCGCTAAAAAAGGTAGTGGAATCGAATGTTTTTCTGCTTAAACCCAATTTAAAAGAACTTACAGAAATTTATGGCAGGAACATTTATAGAGAAGAGGAGCAACTTCTGGCAGCAAAGTCTTTAGTTGATAAGGGAATGATTGAGAATGTGGTTTTGTCGTTGGGTGCCGATGGAGCTCTGTTGGTAAATAAAGACACACATATCAGATCGCAATCACCGAAGGTAGAGGTGGTGAGCAGAGTTGGAGCTGGAGATAGTATGACAGCAGGTATTGTTTATGGCTTAAGCGAAGGTTATAACATCGAAAATGCGATCAAGTATGGTATTGCAGCTGGAGCTGCAACGGTTATGACTCCCGGAACAGAGTTATGCAGAGGTGAAGATATTGAGCACATTTTAGGGCAGCTCAACTGA
- a CDS encoding inorganic pyrophosphatase: MDTNRSYLTSRPHPWHGVENGEHAPKIVNAFIEMTPFDHVKLEINKENGYLFIDRPQLMSSLPPTPYGIIPRTLCAKEVAKLMDGANKGDMDPLDICIFSERAIPRGDVFLKAKVIGGIPMLDKGLADDKIIAVLENDPLWGDVEDIKELPGKLIKRQTHYFTTYKTIPGEKTTVSVGNPYGADHARSVIRAAIVDYYNFFGLKR; encoded by the coding sequence ATGGATACAAACAGATCATACCTAACATCCCGACCTCACCCCTGGCATGGTGTTGAAAATGGGGAGCATGCACCAAAAATCGTAAACGCATTCATAGAAATGACCCCCTTTGATCATGTGAAATTGGAAATCAATAAAGAAAATGGCTACCTTTTTATCGATCGCCCCCAACTGATGTCTTCTCTCCCACCAACGCCGTATGGAATCATTCCACGAACACTATGTGCTAAAGAAGTCGCCAAGCTTATGGATGGAGCAAATAAGGGTGATATGGACCCGCTCGATATTTGTATCTTCAGCGAACGTGCTATTCCAAGAGGCGATGTTTTCCTCAAAGCTAAAGTCATAGGAGGAATACCAATGTTGGATAAGGGTTTGGCTGATGATAAGATCATTGCTGTTTTGGAGAATGATCCTCTTTGGGGAGATGTTGAAGATATTAAAGAACTTCCCGGTAAACTGATCAAACGTCAAACACACTATTTCACCACCTATAAAACCATACCCGGTGAAAAAACTACCGTAAGTGTAGGTAACCCTTATGGAGCAGACCATGCCAGAAGCGTAATCAGAGCGGCTATTGTTGATTACTATAACTTTTTTGGTTTAAAAAGATAA